A stretch of Episyrphus balteatus chromosome 2, idEpiBalt1.1, whole genome shotgun sequence DNA encodes these proteins:
- the LOC129910456 gene encoding cyclin-dependent kinase 2-associated protein 2, with protein sequence MDIMDIQAVESKLSDVTVTPIPRSQVQNFYNYQQQREQRDQTPQIQISAIHHVPQIPPPPKPVSPAIITTQTSANITTPMTSAANIPSNLTNLHGLTKYAQLLAVIEEMGRDIRPTYTGSRSSTERLKRGIVHARILVRECLMETERSARQ encoded by the coding sequence ATGGATATTATGGATATACAAGCAGTCGAATCCAAATTGAGCGACGTAACCGTGACACCAATTCCCCGTTCTCAAGTACAAAACTTCTACAATTACCAACAGCAGCGAGAACAACGCGACCAAACGCCACAAATTCAGATATCAGCAATTCATCATGTTCCACAAATTCCACCGCCACCCAAACCGGTGTCGCCAGCCATAATAACAACACAAACATCAGCCAATATTACAACTCCCATGACTTCGGCTGCAAATATTCCATCGAATCTCACCAATTTGCATGGTCTGACAAAGTATGCACAGCTGTTGGCAGTCATTGAAGAAATGGGTCGAGATATTCGACCAACTTATACAGGCTCTCGAAGCTCTACTGAGCGGCTAAAGCGTGGCATAGTACATGCCAGGATTTTGGTCCGTGAATGCTTGATGGAAACTGAACGTTCGGCGAGACAATGA